One window from the genome of Bacillus weihaiensis encodes:
- the fabZ gene encoding 3-hydroxyacyl-ACP dehydratase FabZ has protein sequence MLTTQEIKDIIPHRYPFLLVDRILELEEGKKAVGIKNVTANEDFFNGHFPEYPVMPGVLIVEALAQVGAVAMLKKEENRGRLAFFAGIDNCRFKKQVVPGDQLRLEVEITRLRGSLGKGKAIATVDGEVACETEIMFALGEKKSEE, from the coding sequence ATGTTAACTACTCAAGAAATTAAAGATATTATCCCACATCGTTATCCTTTTTTATTAGTTGATCGTATCCTTGAATTAGAAGAAGGAAAAAAAGCAGTTGGCATTAAAAACGTAACGGCAAACGAAGATTTTTTTAATGGCCATTTCCCTGAATATCCGGTAATGCCAGGTGTTTTAATCGTCGAAGCTCTAGCGCAGGTTGGCGCAGTTGCGATGCTGAAAAAAGAAGAAAACCGTGGTCGTCTTGCCTTTTTTGCAGGAATTGATAACTGCCGCTTTAAAAAACAGGTGGTACCAGGAGATCAATTGCGTCTTGAAGTGGAAATTACTCGTTTAAGAGGCTCCCTAGGTAAAGGAAAAGCAATTGCTACAGTTGATGGCGAAGTAGCCTGTGAAACGGAAATAATGTTTGCATTAGGTGAAAAAAAGAGTGAAGAATAA
- a CDS encoding spore coat associated protein CotJA: MMNNPNAPFAHHLDYMKTYQPFYSRFDPCPPIGVKYYSTPPQLYMGFQPPGLQQFSPKEALKKGTLWAALYDPYKNPYEGKRRTTP, encoded by the coding sequence ATGATGAATAATCCTAATGCTCCTTTTGCGCATCATCTAGACTATATGAAAACGTACCAACCGTTCTATAGTCGCTTTGATCCTTGTCCACCGATTGGTGTGAAATACTATTCCACTCCACCACAATTATATATGGGTTTTCAACCACCAGGTTTACAGCAGTTTTCTCCTAAGGAGGCTTTAAAGAAAGGTACGTTATGGGCAGCGCTTTATGATCCTTATAAAAATCCGTACGAAGGAAAAAGGAGGACGACACCATGA
- a CDS encoding spore coat protein CotJB, with protein sequence MTNKQLPDEYYTLLEDIQAIDFVLVELTLYLDTHPDDRQALQQFNQCAAHSKQLKQVFESKFGMLLQYGGSYADAKWSWGTAPWPWQV encoded by the coding sequence ATGACGAATAAGCAGCTTCCAGATGAATATTACACGCTACTTGAAGACATTCAAGCCATTGACTTTGTCCTCGTTGAGCTGACACTTTATTTGGATACACATCCAGATGATAGGCAGGCACTGCAGCAATTTAACCAATGTGCCGCACATAGTAAGCAGCTAAAGCAAGTATTTGAATCGAAGTTCGGTATGCTTCTTCAATATGGAGGAAGCTACGCTGATGCGAAATGGAGCTGGGGAACAGCCCCATGGCCTTGGCAGGTATAG
- the cotJC gene encoding spore coat protein CotJC: protein MWVYEKKLQYPVKVSTCNPTLAKYLIEQYGGADGELAAALRYLNQRYTIPDKVVGLLNDIGTEEFAHLEMIATMIYKLTKDATPEQLKAAGIAPHYVNHDSALFYHDAAGVPFTATYIQAKGDPIADLYEDIAAEEKARATYQWIINVSDDPDLNDSLAFLREREIVHSQRFREAVEILKDERDRKKIF, encoded by the coding sequence ATGTGGGTATATGAAAAAAAACTACAATATCCTGTAAAGGTGAGCACTTGTAACCCAACACTAGCCAAATATTTAATTGAACAGTACGGAGGGGCAGATGGAGAGCTTGCAGCAGCACTTCGTTACCTCAACCAGCGGTACACGATTCCAGATAAAGTAGTTGGACTGTTGAATGATATTGGAACAGAAGAATTCGCTCATTTAGAAATGATTGCAACCATGATCTACAAGCTCACAAAAGACGCAACTCCTGAACAATTAAAAGCAGCAGGCATTGCGCCACATTACGTGAACCATGACTCAGCGCTCTTCTATCATGACGCAGCAGGAGTTCCATTTACAGCCACCTACATTCAAGCCAAAGGAGATCCAATCGCTGACCTATACGAAGATATCGCAGCTGAAGAAAAAGCAAGAGCCACCTATCAATGGATCATCAACGTATCAGACGATCCAGATTTAAACGATAGTCTGGCTTTCCTAAGAGAACGTGAAATCGTCCATTCCCAGCGCTTTAGAGAAGCTGTAGAGATTTTAAAGGATGAGCGTGATCGGAAGAAGATTTTTTAG